A stretch of the bacterium BMS3Abin11 genome encodes the following:
- the msbA gene encoding lipid A export ATP-binding/permease protein MsbA, translating to MTSVSEIVDTHYTGWELYRRLLSYVKPYRKVFLFAIIGMIIVAATQPGLPYLIKGITDKGFIARDSGYIRMIPIYLILLFLIRGVATFASQFGIYWVGRRVIFDIRREMFQRMIHLPTAFFDENHSAKLVAKLIYDVEQVATAATTALTTVVKDGLTVTLLLVYLVYLDWRLTLIFLVIGPLVGIFVRFMSKRFRAVSTSIQSSMGHIAHVAKEAIEGQRILKTYGGHKKETRYFEQANEENRQMYLRKAKISAMAIPVVEMFIALSLAGLIAFMLSRTDQNSTTVGSFIAFLTAVLLLMPPIRRLTKINEPVQTGIAAAQSVFMLMDEEEEKDNGEGVLETIKGHVEFKQVGFRYHPDDDPVLEDINFEIAPGNVVALVGASGSGKSTIASLMARFYDPQQGQILIDGIDVCTLGLKNLRKQLAVVPQETILFDGSLAENITYGCEGDISQEALSKAVDASNVQEFVKGLPEGMDSQIGERGVRLSGGQRQRVAIARAIYKNAPILVLDEATSALDTRSEHHVQEAMQYLMEKRTTLVIAHRLSTIEHADKIIVLHQGKILEQGSHEALLKKNGTYAELYHRKFTDLKVEEQG from the coding sequence TTGACCTCGGTGTCCGAAATTGTTGATACCCACTATACCGGCTGGGAGCTTTACCGGCGTCTGCTGAGTTACGTTAAACCGTACCGTAAGGTCTTTCTATTTGCCATTATCGGCATGATCATTGTTGCGGCTACCCAGCCGGGGCTGCCCTATCTGATTAAAGGAATTACAGACAAGGGCTTTATCGCCAGGGATTCCGGATACATTCGGATGATCCCCATCTATCTAATTTTGCTTTTTCTCATTCGTGGTGTTGCAACCTTTGCTTCACAATTTGGTATCTACTGGGTTGGTAGACGAGTCATTTTTGATATTCGTCGCGAAATGTTTCAGCGCATGATTCATTTACCAACAGCTTTCTTTGATGAAAACCATTCCGCCAAACTGGTGGCCAAGCTAATTTACGATGTTGAGCAGGTTGCGACAGCTGCCACCACTGCTCTGACGACAGTGGTAAAAGATGGCCTGACGGTGACCCTGTTGCTAGTGTATCTGGTTTATCTGGACTGGCGTCTGACCCTGATATTTCTGGTCATAGGTCCGTTGGTAGGCATTTTCGTACGTTTCATGAGCAAGCGCTTTCGTGCAGTCAGTACCTCAATACAATCCTCAATGGGACATATTGCTCACGTCGCCAAAGAAGCGATTGAAGGGCAAAGGATACTCAAAACCTATGGCGGACATAAAAAAGAAACCCGCTATTTTGAGCAGGCCAACGAGGAAAACCGCCAGATGTATTTAAGAAAGGCAAAAATCTCGGCTATGGCAATCCCTGTAGTGGAAATGTTTATAGCCCTGTCACTGGCTGGGTTGATTGCCTTCATGCTTAGTCGTACTGACCAGAATTCTACTACGGTTGGTTCCTTCATCGCTTTCCTGACAGCTGTGTTGCTGTTGATGCCTCCAATCAGACGTCTTACAAAAATCAATGAACCGGTACAGACAGGCATTGCTGCTGCACAGAGCGTCTTTATGTTGATGGATGAGGAGGAAGAAAAAGACAACGGTGAAGGTGTACTGGAAACTATAAAAGGTCATGTTGAATTTAAACAGGTAGGTTTCAGATACCATCCCGATGACGACCCGGTACTTGAAGATATCAACTTTGAAATTGCGCCGGGGAATGTAGTAGCGCTGGTCGGTGCATCCGGCAGTGGTAAATCCACCATTGCATCATTGATGGCTCGTTTTTATGATCCGCAGCAGGGCCAGATACTTATTGATGGCATTGATGTCTGCACACTAGGTCTGAAAAATTTGCGTAAACAATTGGCAGTAGTACCCCAGGAAACTATATTGTTTGATGGTAGTCTGGCTGAAAACATTACCTATGGTTGTGAAGGCGATATTTCTCAGGAGGCACTGTCTAAGGCGGTAGACGCGTCAAATGTTCAGGAGTTTGTCAAAGGTCTACCTGAAGGAATGGATTCACAGATAGGTGAGCGGGGCGTGAGGCTATCGGGTGGCCAGCGGCAGCGTGTTGCTATTGCCCGTGCGATCTACAAGAATGCTCCCATCCTGGTGCTGGATGAAGCGACTTCCGCACTGGATACACGCTCGGAGCATCATGTACAGGAGGCCATGCAATACCTGATGGAAAAGCGTACCACACTGGTTATCGCTCACCGTCTGAGTACGATTGAGCATGCAGACAAGATTATTGTTCTACATCAGGGAAAAATTCTGGAACAGGGATCGCATGAGGCTCTGCTAAAGAAAAATGGAACCTATGCAGAGCTCTACCACCGTAAGTTTACTGACCTGAAAGTTGAAGAACAGGGCTGA
- the lpxK gene encoding tetraacyldisaccharide 4'-kinase has translation MKFSIWIQEQWQKRGLYAWLMMPLSFLYCLVMILRREAYGSGLLKTYQIGKPVIVIGNLSVGGTGKTPLVIWLANGLARKGFRPAVISRGYGGRAKKFPLLVNAETHAAISGDEPAMIARRLGCPVVIDPDRVAAANWLVERDLCDVIISDDGLQHLALGRDLEIAVITSDRVAGNGLCLPAGPLRENQARLKSIDVVISREKKSTLTEHTMDLLPGECSRLENPAMRLPLSAFWKGPVHAIAGIGNPEGFFSSLRTAGLEIIPHPFPDHYDYTQADISFSDGLPVIMTEKDAIKCREFATRNHWAVIISVDVDQGILMTVLEKIKEFDSNG, from the coding sequence GTGAAATTCTCTATCTGGATTCAGGAACAGTGGCAGAAAAGGGGGCTATACGCATGGTTAATGATGCCACTTTCTTTTCTTTATTGCCTCGTGATGATACTGCGACGTGAGGCCTATGGCTCAGGTTTACTGAAGACGTACCAGATAGGGAAACCTGTCATCGTTATCGGAAATTTGTCTGTCGGTGGTACGGGTAAAACGCCACTTGTCATCTGGCTTGCGAATGGACTGGCCAGAAAGGGATTCAGGCCGGCAGTAATTAGTCGTGGTTATGGTGGCAGAGCAAAAAAATTTCCTTTACTGGTCAATGCAGAGACACATGCCGCAATTTCCGGTGATGAGCCTGCAATGATTGCCCGTAGACTGGGTTGCCCGGTGGTGATTGATCCTGATCGAGTGGCTGCTGCTAACTGGCTGGTTGAGCGGGATCTTTGTGATGTCATCATCTCGGATGATGGTTTACAGCATCTGGCACTGGGGCGAGATCTGGAAATTGCAGTAATTACATCTGACAGGGTAGCCGGCAACGGCCTTTGCCTGCCTGCTGGGCCATTGCGGGAAAATCAGGCCAGGCTGAAGAGCATTGACGTGGTCATCAGCAGAGAGAAAAAGTCTACACTGACAGAACACACAATGGATTTACTGCCCGGCGAATGTAGCCGGCTGGAGAACCCTGCTATGCGTTTACCCCTGAGTGCTTTCTGGAAGGGCCCTGTACATGCAATAGCGGGCATAGGTAATCCCGAAGGGTTTTTTAGCAGTCTGCGTACAGCTGGACTGGAGATTATTCCACACCCGTTTCCTGATCATTATGATTATACGCAGGCAGATATCTCATTTTCTGATGGCTTGCCGGTGATTATGACTGAGAAAGATGCGATAAAATGTAGAGAGTTTGCTACACGCAATCACTGGGCAGTAATTATCAGTGTAGATGTGGATCAAGGTATACTTATGACAGTGCTTGAGAAAATTAAGGAGTTCGATAGTAATGGATAA
- the kdsB gene encoding 3-deoxy-manno-octulosonate cytidylyltransferase, whose amino-acid sequence MSFHIIIPARFESTRLPGKPLLDIAGKPMIQHVYERATEAGAASVTVATDNLQVEQVVRGFGGNACLTNDRHVSGTDRLAEAVQIIGLSDNDMVVNLQGDEPLMPASLISHVAQTLQNDKQAVVATASILINDPTQISDPNVVKVVADSVGHALYFSRSTIPCLRDVNSDHEPRIFRHIGLYAYRCGYLSEFSQLEPCVLEQVEALEQLRVLWYGGKIAVMETTEDPGHGVDTPEDLQKVRALFEE is encoded by the coding sequence ATGTCTTTTCACATAATAATTCCTGCGCGTTTCGAATCTACTCGTCTCCCCGGCAAGCCGTTGCTTGATATTGCCGGTAAGCCGATGATTCAGCATGTTTATGAGCGTGCGACAGAGGCGGGTGCTGCCAGTGTGACGGTCGCCACGGATAATTTACAGGTCGAACAGGTGGTTCGCGGATTTGGTGGCAATGCCTGCCTGACCAATGACCGGCACGTTTCAGGCACTGATCGCCTGGCGGAAGCTGTACAGATTATCGGCCTGTCTGATAACGACATGGTGGTGAACCTGCAGGGTGATGAGCCGTTGATGCCGGCATCGTTAATTTCACATGTTGCACAAACCTTGCAGAATGATAAACAGGCTGTGGTGGCAACTGCCAGCATTCTAATTAATGATCCCACTCAGATCTCCGACCCGAATGTTGTAAAAGTAGTGGCAGATAGTGTCGGTCACGCCCTCTACTTCAGTCGCTCTACCATACCCTGCTTACGCGATGTGAATAGTGATCATGAACCCAGAATTTTCCGCCACATCGGTCTGTACGCCTACCGCTGCGGCTATCTATCTGAGTTCTCGCAGCTAGAACCCTGTGTACTTGAACAGGTAGAAGCCCTGGAGCAACTGCGGGTGTTGTGGTACGGCGGCAAAATCGCGGTAATGGAAACGACTGAAGATCCCGGGCATGGGGTGGATACCCCAGAGGATTTGCAGAAGGTTCGGGCCTTGTTTGAGGAGTGA
- the yfkJ gene encoding low molecular weight protein-tyrosine-phosphatase YfkJ: protein MIKVLFVCLGNICRSPSAEGVFRKLVDEQGLGGAIEIDSAGTQAYHVGSPPDDRAQEAARRRGIDMSSQVGRRVDDGDFYTFDYILAMDESNEYYLREMAPPEEIHRIRRFLEFAPERTEREVPDPYYGGHGGFEHVLDLIEDASEGLLAEIKLRIS from the coding sequence ATGATCAAAGTATTATTCGTCTGTCTTGGCAATATATGCCGATCGCCAAGTGCCGAGGGCGTGTTCCGCAAGCTGGTTGATGAGCAGGGACTAGGTGGGGCTATCGAGATCGATTCTGCGGGTACTCAAGCCTATCATGTCGGCTCACCGCCGGACGACAGGGCGCAGGAAGCGGCCAGGCGCCGCGGGATCGATATGAGCAGCCAGGTTGGTCGGCGGGTTGATGACGGGGACTTTTATACCTTTGATTACATCCTGGCGATGGATGAATCGAATGAATATTATCTGCGGGAAATGGCTCCTCCGGAAGAAATTCACAGAATAAGGCGGTTTCTGGAGTTTGCTCCTGAGCGAACTGAGCGGGAAGTCCCTGATCCTTACTATGGTGGCCACGGAGGTTTTGAGCATGTACTGGATCTGATTGAGGATGCATCTGAAGGCCTGCTGGCTGAAATAAAATTACGTATTAGTTAA